The following coding sequences lie in one Neosynechococcus sphagnicola sy1 genomic window:
- a CDS encoding glycosyltransferase family 2 protein, translating into MRSRTDVRVLEHRSNLGYGAALKTGIRYAKYPLIVITDADGTYPNERIPALVSLAATADMVVGARIGTNVSYSPIRRIPKWFMVRFAQWVTKTSIPDLNSGLRVLRKSVTEQFLNILPNSFSFTTTITIAMLTSNYIVHYEPIDYYHRVGRSKIKPIRDTLRFMQLILRSGVYFAPMRVFFPVAGVFFVGFLITLFQDLFDRHDLTERTLILFVAWTQLCMFALLADMIDKRIDRL; encoded by the coding sequence TTGCGATCGCGGACAGATGTCAGGGTGCTGGAACATCGTAGTAATCTTGGTTACGGTGCGGCTTTGAAAACGGGCATTCGCTATGCCAAGTATCCGCTGATTGTGATCACCGATGCCGATGGCACCTACCCCAATGAGCGCATCCCCGCGTTGGTATCCCTTGCCGCCACTGCCGATATGGTAGTGGGGGCCCGAATCGGTACTAATGTTTCCTACTCACCCATCCGCAGAATTCCTAAGTGGTTTATGGTGAGGTTTGCCCAGTGGGTCACCAAAACGTCAATTCCAGACCTCAATAGTGGTCTGCGGGTGTTGCGGAAAAGTGTGACGGAGCAGTTTCTCAATATTCTGCCCAACAGTTTTAGCTTTACAACCACGATTACGATTGCGATGCTGACCAGCAACTACATCGTTCACTATGAACCGATCGACTATTACCATCGGGTGGGCAGAAGTAAAATTAAACCTATTCGCGATACGTTGCGATTTATGCAATTGATTCTCAGAAGTGGCGTCTACTTTGCCCCGATGCGGGTTTTCTTCCCAGTTGCTGGTGTATTCTTTGTCGGGTTTTTGATCACCCTGTTTCAGGATCTGTTCGATCGCCACGACCTTACCGAACGCACGTTGATTCTGTTTGTTGCCTGGACTCAGCTCTGCATGTTTGCGCTCCTCGCTGACATGATTGATAAAAGAATAGATCGCCTCTGA
- a CDS encoding glycosyltransferase: MYQCDIANNQSVLVAEETRLDFSVVIPAYNEEDGITATLEQLQEHLQKQLGAQHKYEIIVVNDGSTDRTGESFAIADRCQGAGTS, translated from the coding sequence ATGTATCAGTGTGACATTGCCAACAATCAGTCTGTGCTTGTAGCCGAGGAAACCCGTCTGGATTTCTCGGTGGTAATTCCAGCGTACAACGAAGAGGATGGCATCACTGCAACCCTGGAGCAGTTGCAGGAGCATCTGCAGAAGCAGTTGGGAGCGCAGCATAAGTACGAAATTATTGTGGTCAATGATGGCTCCACGGATCGCACGGGGGAGAGTTTTGCGATCGCGGACAGATGTCAGGGTGCTGGAACATCGTAG
- a CDS encoding MGMT family protein translates to MSTYDAIYAVVRQIPRGNIATYGQVATLTGLPGQARLVGYALFRINITTTDVPWHRVINVQGKISASPWRYSADTLQRSLLEQEGVEFDSRGRVSFTQYLWQPLPIPKSPACQSIDSHRYKALGDDGSDNLPESAFTV, encoded by the coding sequence ATGTCTACCTACGACGCTATCTACGCGGTGGTACGCCAGATTCCCAGGGGCAACATTGCCACCTATGGACAGGTGGCAACCCTTACAGGACTGCCCGGACAAGCACGCCTCGTGGGGTATGCCCTTTTTCGAATCAACATCACAACGACAGACGTGCCCTGGCATCGTGTGATCAATGTCCAAGGCAAAATCTCTGCATCGCCTTGGCGTTATAGCGCAGATACACTCCAGAGATCGCTGTTGGAACAGGAAGGGGTGGAGTTTGATTCGAGGGGTCGAGTCAGCTTTACTCAATATTTGTGGCAGCCATTGCCAATTCCCAAAAGCCCGGCTTGCCAGAGCATTGATAGCCATCGTTACAAAGCTTTGGGTGATGACGGGTCAGACAATCTCCCAGAATCGGCGTTTACAGTCTGA